From Carnobacterium alterfunditum DSM 5972:
AGAAGGAACTTGGATTTATGCTATAACAGATGACGTTACTGTATCTGAAGATCTAATTGTTGCTGGGACTTTCTACGACAAAGATGATGAAAGTACAGATGTTTACCGTAAATTAGCATTGTATGCTCAAGATGAAGACCGCAATGTAACGGATGAATTTACTTTAACAGCACCTATGATGACTGTTGAATCACCTAACTTTAGAATCCAAAATGGAACATTCGTTGGAGATGTTATCGTAAAAGCTGAAGGATTCGAACTTTTTGAATCAACAGTTGAAGGAGACGTAACATTTGATTCTCAAGAATTAATGGATGCTGCAAAATTAGATGAAGGTACTGTTACTGGAGAAACTACTGTTGCTGAA
This genomic window contains:
- a CDS encoding polymer-forming cytoskeletal protein; translation: MMVKSSKKRGLFLGVCASLIILAGCGNNEETAEDSSTASSTVESAEMASSTTESAEVVTTASISNDPADVVAGLSAEGTWIYAITDDVTVSEDLIVAGTFYDKDDESTDVYRKLALYAQDEDRNVTDEFTLTAPMMTVESPNFRIQNGTFVGDVIVKAEGFELFESTVEGDVTFDSQELMDAAKLDEGTVTGETTVAE